Genomic DNA from Acetilactobacillus jinshanensis:
GCCTGCCGTGGGACCAACGTTATCAGGATGGATTATTGATAACGCCAGCTGGCGAGATTTATTCGGGATGAACATCATCCCGATGGCGTTAGTATTGCTTCTTGGCTTAGTTTATATTAAGCCTGTTTTGCATAACCATCGATCACCGTTAGATTATTGGTCCGTTGTGTGGTCTTCAATCGGTTTTGGCTTTCTATTGTACGGCTTTTCATCCGTCGGTAGTGACGGCTGGACAAGTTGGATCGTATTAAGCAGTTTATTGATTGGTTTAATTTTTGTCGGTGTCTTTGTCCGGCGTGAATTATCAATCGATGATCCACTGTTGAATTTAAAGGTCTTTAAATCATTCAAATTTAATTTAGGGACCATTATCGGTTCATTAGCAATGATGAGTTTAGTCGGTTTTGAAATGATTCTGCCACTTTACTTACAGACAATGCATGGTGATAGTGCTTTTCGTTCTGGATTAACCTTGTTGCCAGGGGCATTGCTAGTTGGAATCTTTGCGCCAATTACTGGGAGGCTTTTTGACCGCTTTGGTGCCAGGGACCTTTCGATTAGTGGTTTCATCTTTTTGACGGCCGGGACGATTCCGTTTATCTTTTTAACTCAGCACACGTCAACGTTATATATCGTTGTCCTGTACGGGATTCGATCCGTCGGGATTGCCATGTCGATGATGACCATTACTACTTATTCCATGAACGCATTACCTGATCGATTAATTAATCATGGGACTAGTGCGAATAATACTGTTAAGCAGATTGCTAGTTCGATTGCGACCGCCATTTTAACGTCGGTGCTTTCGAATACGACCAATGGTGATAAACCTATGCATCATATGTTGATGATTAATCCGTTAAAGTATAAGGATCACATGCTTAACGCCGCCATGAACGGTTATCATGCTGCATTCGTGGTCGCCATTATTTTTGGAGTGATTGGTTTAGTTGCTACGTTCCTGGTTAAGAAGCATGACCGTGGGTTTACGGCAGAAACCAGAAAGGAGTTGAACTAAGATGATTATTTACGCATTAATTATTACTTCAGCTCTGTTCTTCCTGGCTTGGAATTTAATCGATAATCGTAAGATTCATTTTATTGCGTCGTTAATAACAACGTTGCTATTTTTAGTCACGGTCTTTTTTGCGGTTGCAAACTTTAAGGATCATTACGGGATGCATAAGGTGACTGAGCCACAACAAACCCAACAAATTAAGTCGATATCACCGCGACGATCATTAAAGATGCTAGTGTATCGACCGATGGGTAATAGTCGCAAATCCCAAATTGTAATTTATAAAAATAAACACAATAAGGTAGTTCATACTGCATCTGACTTAAAAGTTACTAATCAAATTGTTCAGAATAGTAAAATAACCAAGCCACACGTGGTTACGAGCGTCTCGAAATGGATATATAGTAATTCGACTAGTCATTTTTGGTTTTATTTAGCAAAGAAACCGTCGACTTATCGAGTTCGGCATACTTTTTACGTTCCTAATTCTTGGCGAGTGTTATCAATGAAGCAGACGTTAGCGTTAAAACAGATCATAAAGAACCGTAGCGGTCAATTGGAGCAAAAAGCTAACTCACCACAGGCAGAACACAGGATTCGTCAACAGGCGATGATGTATGTGAAGTCACAGGAAATGGATGCGATTCATAAGAATCCTAAATTATCCGTTACTCAGAAGAAATTAGTGGCTAAACGAGCTACTAAAGATTTTAAAGCTAAAATGAAGCAAAAACTTGAGCGTAAATTAATATCAGAAGCGTTACAGACAGTTAAATCAATTGATTAAACTAAATTTTCTTAGTTCTAATAAAGGCGATGGCATTGGGCTTTCGCCTTTTTATTTTATAAGAATTCAAATTAATTTCTAGAATTGCGTTGACAGGTATTGATGATCGTGTTAAATTAACAATTGTCGCGTGAGAATAAACATGTTAATGATTTGTAAAGTTAGTTTAAAAAGTTTTTAAATTAATTTTAAAAATAACTTAACATTATGTCTCATCTGTGATATATTAATAATTGTCATGTGAGCGAGAGCTCATGTGGTTAGCAATTGTAGGTCTTTGAAAACTGAACAAGATTTTGACATCACAAGTGCAAGTGGTCTTGTTATTTTATAATGAGATTTTTAACTTTACGTGCGTTTTTAATAAATTCGTTCGTACAACTAAACTAGTAATTTAATCTTAAGAGCTTGTAATTAAGTTCTTATGTTATTTTTAACATGAGAGTTTGATCCTGGCTCAGGATGAACGCTGGCGGTGTGCCTAATACATGCAAGTCGCGCGCACTCCCGTAGATGATTTTGATGCTCTGCATCAAATGATTCTACATTCGAGTGAGCGGCGGATGGGTGAGTAACACGTGGGTAACCTGCCCTTGAGTCTGGGATAGCATCTGGAAACGGATGATAATACCGGATAACAACTGAAACCACATGGTTTCAGTTTGAAAGGCGCGTTTGCGTCGCTCTTGGAGGGACCCGCGGTCCATTAGTTAGTTGGTAAGATAAAGGCCTACCAAGACGATGATGGATAGCCGAACTGAGAGGTTAATCGGCCACATTGGAACTGAGACACGGTCCAGACTCCTACGGGAGGCAGCAGTAGGGAATCTTTCACAATGGGCGAAAGCCTGATGAAGCAACACCGCGTGAATGAAGAAGGGTTTCGGCTCGTAAAATTCTGTTGCTAGAGAAGAACGTACCAAGTAGGAAATGGCTTGGTAGTGACGGTATCTGGTTAGAAAGTCACGGCTAACTACGTGCCAGCAGCCGCGGTAATACGTAGGTGGCAAGCGTTATCCGGATTTATTGGGCGTAAAGCGAGCGCAGGCGGTTGTTTAAGTCCGATGTGAAAGCCTTCGGCTTAACCGAAGAAGTGCATTGGAAACTGAGCGACTTGAGTACAGAAGAGGACAGTAGAACACCATGTGTAGCGGTGAAATGCGTAGATATATGGTAGAATACCAGTGGCGAAAGCGGCTGTCTGGTCTGTCACTGACGCTGAGGCTCGAAAGCATGGGTAGCAAACAGGATTAGATACCCTGGTAGTCCATGCTGTAAACGTTGAGTGCTAGGTGTTAGAGGATTTCCGTCCTTTAGTGCCGAAGTTAACACATTAAGCACTCCGCCTGGGGAGTACGACCGCAAGGTTGAAACTCAAAGGAATTGACGGGGACCCGCACAAGTGGTGGAGCATGTGGTTTAATTCGATGCTACGCGAAGAACCTTACCAGGCCTTGACATACTTCTGTTAGGCTAAGAGATTAGCTGTTCCCTTCGGGGACAGATCTACAGGTGGTGCATGGTCGTCGTCAGCTCGTGTCGTGAGATGTTGGGTCAAGTCCCGCAACGAGCACAACCCTTGTGACTAGTTGCCAGCATTCAGTTGGGCACTCTAGTCAGACTGCCGGTGATAAACCGGAGGAAGGTGAGGATGACGTCTGATCATCATGCCCCTTATGGCCTGGGCTACACACGTGCTACAATGGACAGTACAATGGGTTGCGAAACCGCGAGGTCAAGCTAATCCCATAAAGCTGTTCTCAGTTCGGACTGCAGTCTGCAACTCGACTGCACGAAGCTGGAATCACTAGTAATCGTGGATCAGCATGCCACGGTGAATACGTTCCCGGGTCTTGTACATACCGCCCGTCACACCATGAGAGTCCGTAACACCCAAAGATAGTGCGGCAACCTCTTTTGAGGAGCCAGCTATCTAAGGTGGGACGAATGATTAGGGTGAAGTCGTAACAAGGTAGCCGTAGGAGAACCTGCGGCTGGATCACCTCCTTTCTAAGGATTTACATTCAATCGGAAACTTGTACAGATATCGAAATCTTGTTTAGTTTTGAGAGGCCTACAGGCCTTGCCCGTATGGGTCTGTAGCTCAGTTGGTTAGAGCGCACCCCTGATAAGGGTGAGGTCGACAGTTCGAGTCTGTCCAGACCCATTGCTGTTATGGGGTATTAGCTCAGCAGGGAGAGCACCTGCTTTGCAAGCAGGAGGTCAGCGGTTCGATTCCGCTATACTCCATTGAGCCCGTGAGGGCTCATACATTAGAACTTGGTTCTT
This window encodes:
- a CDS encoding DUF4811 domain-containing protein; translation: MIIYALIITSALFFLAWNLIDNRKIHFIASLITTLLFLVTVFFAVANFKDHYGMHKVTEPQQTQQIKSISPRRSLKMLVYRPMGNSRKSQIVIYKNKHNKVVHTASDLKVTNQIVQNSKITKPHVVTSVSKWIYSNSTSHFWFYLAKKPSTYRVRHTFYVPNSWRVLSMKQTLALKQIIKNRSGQLEQKANSPQAEHRIRQQAMMYVKSQEMDAIHKNPKLSVTQKKLVAKRATKDFKAKMKQKLERKLISEALQTVKSID
- a CDS encoding MDR family MFS transporter, which translates into the protein MTSDRIVDKNGKPFNRPMMVLILLIGGFFTMLNETVLATAYPKLMSYFSVNASTVQWLTSAFLMVNGIMIPLTAWLTARYNTKWLYLFSVIIFEVGTIMAYVATSFSILLVARIIQAISVGIAMPLFQTIMLSIYPPEHRGVAMGMAGLVIGLSPAVGPTLSGWIIDNASWRDLFGMNIIPMALVLLLGLVYIKPVLHNHRSPLDYWSVVWSSIGFGFLLYGFSSVGSDGWTSWIVLSSLLIGLIFVGVFVRRELSIDDPLLNLKVFKSFKFNLGTIIGSLAMMSLVGFEMILPLYLQTMHGDSAFRSGLTLLPGALLVGIFAPITGRLFDRFGARDLSISGFIFLTAGTIPFIFLTQHTSTLYIVVLYGIRSVGIAMSMMTITTYSMNALPDRLINHGTSANNTVKQIASSIATAILTSVLSNTTNGDKPMHHMLMINPLKYKDHMLNAAMNGYHAAFVVAIIFGVIGLVATFLVKKHDRGFTAETRKELN